A window of the Armatimonadota bacterium genome harbors these coding sequences:
- a CDS encoding carboxypeptidase regulatory-like domain-containing protein — MSVSKLAITGALVSVVFAALCLSGCGGGGGDVATADVTGTIQDDSSLAGLSGAVARVDSRTSAPTGPNGFFTVENVPVGTRQLVIALSGYQTVTVPITVNRGGTNIGTVYVPPVPIPGQGHIVGELRDNAGTVAGGTIVAGGKTAVSKPNGQFAIYNVAPGATAVTAQFSAKIARANITVTADQTTSVVLGLSVSPPTPPAL, encoded by the coding sequence GTGTCTGTCAGCAAACTGGCAATCACTGGTGCGCTCGTGTCCGTGGTATTCGCAGCCCTCTGTCTGTCCGGTTGTGGCGGGGGTGGCGGTGACGTTGCCACCGCCGACGTGACCGGGACTATTCAGGACGACAGCAGCCTTGCCGGCCTGTCGGGCGCAGTAGCCCGGGTGGATTCCCGCACATCCGCCCCCACCGGCCCGAACGGGTTCTTCACCGTCGAGAACGTGCCGGTCGGCACCCGGCAGCTAGTGATCGCGCTCTCCGGGTACCAGACGGTGACCGTGCCGATAACCGTCAACAGGGGCGGCACCAATATCGGCACCGTGTACGTTCCTCCGGTGCCCATTCCCGGGCAGGGACACATTGTGGGGGAGTTGCGCGACAATGCAGGCACCGTTGCCGGCGGTACCATTGTGGCGGGCGGGAAGACCGCAGTGAGCAAACCCAATGGACAGTTCGCCATCTATAATGTGGCTCCCGGTGCCACTGCGGTTACCGCGCAGTTCTCAGCGAAAATCGCGCGGGCGAACATCACCGTAACAGCCGACCAGACGACGTCGGTGGTGCTGGGGCTCAGCGTCTCACCGCCCACGCCCCCTGCTCTGTAG
- the lptC gene encoding LPS export ABC transporter periplasmic protein LptC: protein MKNTQRILIGISVLVVAGALSFLAVRALTRRDRPADLPPSAERGAGAVIKSPELQHIENGKLAWKVLLDRLELQTGGGNVAVQGLREGLIYDSNGKPVLRITAKQVKGDTQRRDFEVSGQVVVTSPKGFVIRTERATWRNDVQKIDCPGAVSMKAKNIVIATTGLVYALQTDQVACPNQVRMYSGDNRVVGHSLVYDVKTGNVDLRDIQMVINPEEGRQILKEWSNP from the coding sequence GTGAAAAATACTCAGCGCATCCTCATCGGAATATCGGTGCTGGTGGTCGCAGGGGCGCTCTCTTTCCTGGCGGTCCGGGCACTGACGCGCCGCGACCGGCCGGCCGATCTCCCTCCCAGCGCGGAACGCGGCGCCGGGGCGGTCATCAAGTCGCCGGAACTGCAGCACATCGAGAATGGTAAGCTGGCCTGGAAGGTGCTCCTGGATCGTCTTGAACTTCAGACGGGCGGCGGTAATGTGGCGGTGCAGGGCCTGCGCGAAGGGCTGATCTACGATAGCAATGGCAAGCCTGTGTTGCGCATCACTGCCAAGCAGGTGAAGGGCGACACTCAGCGCCGGGACTTCGAAGTCAGCGGCCAGGTGGTCGTCACTAGCCCGAAAGGTTTCGTGATCCGCACCGAACGAGCCACCTGGCGGAATGATGTGCAGAAGATCGACTGCCCTGGCGCGGTGAGCATGAAGGCGAAGAACATCGTGATTGCGACCACCGGCCTGGTCTACGCGCTGCAGACCGACCAGGTGGCCTGCCCGAACCAGGTTCGCATGTATTCCGGGGACAACCGCGTGGTGGGGCACTCGCTGGTGTATGACGTGAAGACCGGTAACGTTGATCTACGAGATATCCAGATGGTCATCAACCCCGAGGAAGGCAGGCAGATCCTAAAGGAGTGGAGCAATCCATGA